In Acidimicrobiales bacterium, the following are encoded in one genomic region:
- a CDS encoding crosslink repair DNA glycosylase YcaQ family protein, producing the protein MGRRLLKSVAARLGVVQIDSVNVVVRSHYLPFFSRLGGYPRATLDLVTGVHRDLFEYWGHEASFLPVDLQPALRWRMARASTAAWGRMRRIQRERPGYVECVLDEVRDRGPLAASELSEGGSAVGPWWGWADGKTALEWLFWAGEVTSAGRRRSFERVYDLPARVLPAAVLAAPTPAEEDAHRTLLEQAARALGVASARDLADYYRMSIDDVRPRVAELVEHGVLVPVAVGDHPPPWYLHAGARRPRRAAARALLSPFDSLIWNRVRTERLFGMRYRLEVYTPVSKRVHGYYVLPFLLGDDLVARVDLKADRAGRRLLVQAAWAEPDVDTATVAGALAAELRLMADWLDLELDVAVAVDRGDLAPALRRALARGERVG; encoded by the coding sequence GTGGGCCGGCGCCTCCTCAAGAGCGTGGCCGCCCGCCTGGGGGTCGTCCAGATCGACTCTGTCAACGTGGTCGTGCGATCGCACTACCTCCCGTTCTTCTCCCGGTTGGGCGGGTACCCCAGAGCCACGCTCGACCTCGTCACCGGCGTGCACCGCGACCTCTTCGAGTACTGGGGGCACGAAGCCAGCTTCCTTCCAGTCGACCTCCAGCCGGCCCTGCGCTGGCGGATGGCGCGAGCGTCGACAGCGGCGTGGGGCCGCATGCGCCGCATCCAGCGCGAGCGCCCGGGATACGTGGAGTGCGTCCTCGACGAAGTGCGCGACCGGGGGCCGCTGGCTGCGAGTGAGCTGTCCGAAGGCGGCTCGGCGGTCGGCCCCTGGTGGGGATGGGCCGACGGAAAGACGGCGCTGGAGTGGTTGTTCTGGGCCGGCGAGGTCACCTCGGCCGGCCGCCGCCGGAGCTTCGAACGGGTCTACGACCTGCCCGCCCGCGTGCTCCCGGCGGCCGTGCTGGCCGCGCCCACGCCGGCCGAGGAGGACGCCCACCGGACACTGCTCGAACAGGCGGCGCGGGCCCTCGGCGTGGCATCGGCACGGGACCTGGCCGACTACTACCGGATGAGCATCGACGACGTGCGGCCTCGGGTCGCCGAGCTGGTGGAGCACGGCGTGCTCGTGCCCGTGGCCGTGGGAGACCACCCCCCGCCCTGGTACCTGCACGCCGGCGCCAGGCGACCCCGCCGGGCGGCGGCTCGGGCGCTGTTGTCACCGTTCGACTCCCTCATATGGAACCGGGTCCGCACGGAGCGGCTGTTCGGGATGCGCTACCGCCTCGAGGTGTACACGCCGGTGTCCAAACGGGTCCACGGCTACTACGTGCTGCCGTTCCTGCTGGGGGACGACCTCGTCGCCCGTGTCGACCTCAAGGCCGACCGTGCCGGCCGCCGCCTTCTCGTCCAGGCCGCGTGGGCGGAGCCGGATGTCGACACGGCGACGGTTGCCGGCGCGCTGGCCGCCGAGCTGCGCCTCATGGCGGACTGGCTCGACCTCGAGCTCGATGTCGCCGTCGCCGTCGACCGGGGCGATCTGGCTCCGGCGCTCCGTCGAGCCCTCGCCCGTGGAGAGCGTGTCGGGTGA
- the rsmA gene encoding 16S rRNA (adenine(1518)-N(6)/adenine(1519)-N(6))-dimethyltransferase RsmA, with protein sequence MTLTRREVSELLSRNGIRPSRALGQNFVVDPNTVRRIARLAAVGAGDKVVEIGAGLGSLTLALAGTGADVVAVELDRYLTPVLRSVVEPVGVRVVEADALRLDWSQVLSGDAASWVLVANLPYNVATPLVLTLLETAPMIARMLVMVQREAGERLAAAAGDDAYGAVSVKVAYRARAVVVGRVPPTVFVPQPKVESVLVSLERLAAPAVAADAGRLFALVEAGFAHRRKMLRGALAGVVDEDGFAAAGVRPDARAEELDVAAWGRLTECARCGHSPS encoded by the coding sequence GTGACTCTCACCCGGCGGGAGGTCTCGGAGCTCCTCAGTCGCAACGGGATCCGCCCGAGCAGGGCGTTGGGACAGAACTTCGTCGTCGACCCGAACACGGTGCGGCGGATCGCCCGGCTGGCGGCCGTGGGCGCGGGCGACAAGGTGGTGGAGATCGGCGCCGGCCTCGGCTCGCTCACGCTCGCGCTGGCCGGCACCGGCGCAGACGTCGTGGCGGTCGAGCTCGACCGCTACCTGACACCCGTGCTCCGCTCGGTGGTGGAACCGGTCGGCGTCCGAGTGGTCGAGGCCGACGCGCTCCGCCTCGACTGGTCACAGGTCCTGTCCGGGGATGCGGCGTCCTGGGTGCTGGTGGCCAACCTGCCGTACAACGTCGCCACACCTCTCGTGCTCACCCTCCTGGAGACGGCGCCGATGATCGCCCGGATGCTCGTCATGGTGCAGCGGGAGGCGGGCGAGCGCCTCGCTGCCGCCGCCGGCGACGACGCCTACGGAGCCGTGTCGGTGAAGGTGGCCTACCGGGCCCGGGCGGTGGTCGTCGGACGGGTGCCGCCCACCGTGTTCGTCCCTCAGCCCAAGGTCGAGTCGGTGCTGGTCTCGCTCGAGCGCCTGGCCGCTCCGGCGGTGGCGGCGGACGCAGGGCGGCTGTTCGCCCTCGTCGAGGCCGGGTTCGCCCACCGCCGCAAGATGCTGCGGGGCGCGCTGGCGGGCGTCGTCGACGAGGACGGCTTCGCGGCGGCCGGCGTCCGTCCCGACGCCAGGGCCGAGGAGCTGGACGTCGCCGCATGGGGGAGGCTCACCGAGTGCGCACGCTGCGGGCACTCGCCAAGCTGA
- a CDS encoding cation:proton antiporter has protein sequence LPRVKVPSVVLEILAGIVVGPSVLGWVSVDQPIAVLALVGLAFLLFLAGLEIDLAALRCDLLRLPLIGFVVTLALGLAAGVGFSAAGWVKNPLFLAIALSATSLGLVVPVLKDAGHADRPLGQLTIAGATVADFGAVILLSLLFSESEGGTASRLITLGLFAAVIGAVALTLARAGRSVRIDAVLVRLQDTTAEIRVRIAVALLIGFVALAAHVGLETILGSFMAGAVLGMVDRDTLSHPQFRSKLESVGYGFVIPGFFVTSGLRFDLDALTASPSALARVPLFLAALLAVRGVPALLYGRSLGKDGAVTAALLQATSLPFLVTATGIGVAVGAITAVTAAALVSAGLVSVVLFPPLAVARLRRLQPAGVVHQPSPLANRPMGTQD, from the coding sequence CCCTTCCCCGGGTGAAGGTCCCGTCGGTCGTGCTGGAGATCCTCGCCGGGATCGTCGTCGGGCCGTCGGTGCTGGGCTGGGTCTCCGTCGACCAGCCCATCGCCGTGCTGGCCCTGGTGGGGCTGGCGTTCCTGCTCTTCCTGGCCGGGCTGGAGATCGACCTGGCGGCGCTGCGCTGTGATCTGCTCCGGCTGCCGCTCATCGGCTTCGTTGTCACGCTCGCGCTCGGGCTGGCCGCCGGCGTCGGCTTCTCCGCCGCCGGATGGGTCAAGAACCCGCTGTTCCTGGCCATCGCCCTGTCCGCCACGTCGTTGGGCCTCGTGGTCCCGGTCCTGAAGGACGCCGGTCACGCCGACCGGCCCCTCGGCCAGCTCACCATCGCCGGTGCCACGGTGGCCGACTTCGGCGCCGTGATCCTGCTCTCGCTGCTGTTCTCGGAGTCGGAGGGCGGGACGGCCAGCAGGCTGATCACGCTGGGCCTGTTCGCGGCGGTGATCGGGGCCGTGGCGCTCACGCTCGCACGAGCCGGGCGCAGCGTTCGCATCGACGCGGTCCTCGTCCGCCTCCAGGACACCACGGCGGAGATCCGCGTGCGCATCGCCGTGGCACTGCTCATCGGCTTCGTCGCCCTCGCCGCCCACGTCGGCCTGGAGACGATCCTCGGGTCGTTCATGGCCGGCGCCGTCCTGGGCATGGTCGACCGCGACACCCTGAGCCACCCGCAGTTCCGTTCGAAGCTGGAGTCCGTCGGGTATGGCTTCGTCATTCCGGGCTTCTTCGTAACGAGCGGTCTGCGCTTCGACCTCGACGCGCTGACCGCCAGCCCGTCGGCGCTCGCCCGTGTCCCACTGTTCCTGGCCGCCCTGCTGGCGGTGCGCGGCGTCCCTGCGCTTTTGTACGGGCGCAGTCTGGGCAAGGATGGGGCGGTGACCGCTGCGCTCCTGCAGGCGACGTCGCTGCCGTTCCTCGTCACGGCCACGGGGATCGGCGTCGCCGTCGGTGCCATCACCGCCGTCACGGCCGCAGCCCTGGTATCCGCCGGGCTGGTGTCGGTCGTGCTGTTCCCCCCGCTGGCGGTCGCCCGACTGCGCAGGCTGCAGCCGGCCGGCGTTGTCCACCAGCCGAGTCCCCTGGCCAATCGGCCAATGGGCACCCAGGACTGA
- a CDS encoding ribose-phosphate diphosphokinase, with protein sequence MELVPTKRLELYSGRAHPALANDIAAHLGVELGDPNLRQFSNGEIHCRFNESVRGADVFIIQTHSVPVNDSILEQLIMIDAAKRASAKRITAVCPYYGYSRQDRKAEGREPITAKLVSDLLKASGANRVVSVDLHSGQIQGFFDGPVDHLTAMPVLVDYLAGYGPEELVIVAPDAGRAKVAQRFSERLGADLAIIHKKRSHGVVEAREVIGDVAGRRCVLIDDMIDTAGTIVAAAEILATRGAGEVWAMATHGVLSDPAIDRLKNSSLARVVVTNTLPVPPEKQIDKLEVLSVAEIIADALDAVFEDASVSDIFDGDNQS encoded by the coding sequence ATGGAACTGGTGCCCACCAAGCGCCTCGAGCTGTACTCGGGCCGGGCCCACCCGGCGCTGGCCAACGACATCGCCGCCCACCTCGGGGTGGAGCTCGGCGACCCCAACCTCCGCCAGTTCTCCAACGGCGAGATCCACTGCCGCTTCAACGAGTCGGTGCGGGGCGCCGACGTGTTCATCATCCAGACGCACTCCGTCCCGGTGAACGACTCGATCCTCGAGCAGCTCATCATGATCGACGCCGCCAAGCGGGCGTCGGCCAAGCGCATCACCGCCGTGTGCCCCTACTACGGCTACTCCCGCCAGGACCGCAAGGCGGAGGGCCGCGAGCCGATCACGGCCAAGTTGGTGTCCGACCTGCTCAAGGCGTCGGGAGCCAACCGCGTAGTGAGCGTCGACCTGCACTCCGGACAGATCCAGGGCTTCTTCGACGGTCCCGTCGACCACCTCACGGCCATGCCCGTGCTGGTGGACTACCTCGCCGGCTACGGGCCGGAGGAGCTGGTGATCGTGGCGCCCGACGCGGGTCGGGCCAAGGTGGCCCAGCGGTTCTCCGAGCGCCTCGGTGCCGACCTCGCCATCATCCACAAGAAGCGGTCGCACGGCGTGGTGGAGGCGCGCGAGGTGATCGGCGACGTGGCCGGGCGGCGATGCGTCCTCATCGACGACATGATCGACACGGCGGGCACCATCGTGGCCGCCGCCGAGATCCTGGCCACCAGGGGCGCGGGCGAGGTCTGGGCCATGGCGACCCACGGCGTGCTGTCCGATCCCGCCATCGACCGGCTGAAGAACTCCTCTCTCGCCCGCGTGGTGGTCACCAACACCCTCCCCGTGCCACCCGAGAAGCAGATCGACAAGCTGGAGGTGTTGTCCGTCGCCGAGATCATCGCCGACGCCCTCGACGCCGTGTTCGAGGACGCCTCGGTCTCCGACATCTTCGACGGGGACAACCAGTCCTGA
- a CDS encoding sugar phosphate nucleotidyltransferase has translation MRPPLSAVVLAAGEGTRMKSSRPKPVHLLCGRPMVLHVLDALGELDVDRAVIVVGHGAERVTKALLERAPARFALDFVEQRVQRGTGDAVSVALTAFPDDDMEDGEIIVLPGDTPLLRPSTLAALVRRHREKAAAASVLTTRLVNPTGYGRVVRDKSDRVARIVEEADASPDERGIDEVNTSIYCFRRSVLAPALRRLSPENAQGEYYLTDVIEVLHDAGYPVVSLVVQDPLEAAGVNDRSQLAVAEAELRSRTNQLWMQRGVTMLDPARTYIDATVALGLDVTLFPGTMLQGSTVVGSGAQLGPDCRLVDCVVDEGAVVEHTVGRQAEIGADAVVGPFASLAPGSRVAPGTVTGPFFSATPHDEGR, from the coding sequence ATGAGACCGCCCCTGTCCGCCGTCGTGCTGGCCGCGGGTGAGGGGACGCGCATGAAGTCGTCCCGGCCCAAGCCCGTGCACCTCCTGTGCGGACGGCCCATGGTGCTCCACGTGCTCGACGCCCTCGGCGAGCTCGACGTCGACCGGGCCGTGATCGTCGTCGGGCACGGCGCCGAGCGGGTCACCAAGGCACTGCTCGAGCGCGCCCCGGCCCGCTTCGCGCTCGACTTCGTCGAGCAGCGCGTGCAGCGGGGAACGGGCGACGCCGTGTCCGTGGCGCTCACCGCCTTCCCCGACGACGACATGGAGGACGGCGAGATCATCGTCCTGCCCGGCGACACCCCCCTCCTGCGTCCCTCCACGCTCGCCGCCCTCGTCCGACGCCACCGGGAGAAGGCGGCCGCCGCGTCGGTGCTCACCACCCGCCTGGTCAACCCCACCGGGTACGGCCGCGTCGTGCGTGACAAGAGCGACCGGGTCGCCCGCATCGTGGAGGAGGCCGACGCCAGCCCCGACGAGCGGGGCATCGACGAGGTCAACACCTCGATCTACTGCTTCCGCCGCAGCGTCCTGGCGCCGGCGCTGCGTCGCCTGAGCCCGGAGAACGCCCAGGGCGAGTACTACCTCACCGACGTCATCGAGGTGCTCCACGACGCCGGGTACCCGGTCGTCTCCCTGGTGGTGCAGGACCCGCTCGAGGCGGCAGGGGTGAACGACCGCTCGCAGCTGGCCGTGGCCGAGGCCGAGCTGCGCTCGCGGACCAACCAGCTGTGGATGCAGCGCGGCGTCACCATGCTCGACCCCGCCCGCACTTACATCGACGCCACCGTGGCGCTCGGCCTCGACGTCACCCTGTTCCCTGGCACCATGCTGCAGGGGTCCACGGTGGTGGGGTCCGGCGCCCAGCTGGGCCCCGACTGCCGCCTGGTCGACTGCGTCGTCGACGAGGGCGCGGTGGTCGAGCACACGGTCGGTCGTCAGGCCGAGATCGGCGCCGACGCCGTCGTCGGGCCGTTCGCGTCGCTGGCGCCAGGGTCACGGGTGGCGCCGGGCACGGTGACCGGCCCGTTCTTCTCCGCCACCCCCCACGACGAGGGCCGGTGA
- a CDS encoding AURKAIP1/COX24 domain-containing protein, with the protein MGSLIKKRRKRMRKKKHKKMLKATRWQRRAGK; encoded by the coding sequence ATGGGCTCACTGATCAAGAAGCGCCGAAAGCGGATGCGCAAGAAGAAGCACAAGAAGATGCTGAAGGCCACCCGCTGGCAACGGCGAGCGGGCAAGTAG
- a CDS encoding 4-(cytidine 5'-diphospho)-2-C-methyl-D-erythritol kinase, whose product MRTLRALAKLTLSLRVTGVRDDGLHLIDAEMVTVDLADVLTFEEEGDLDGVEVHGAVLPADNLVTRALRFVGRRARVVVDKHIPIGGGLGGGSADAAAVLRWAGCTEVDAAAGLGADVPFCLVGGRARVRGVGEVVDPLPFVDATYTLLTPPFPVLTWKVYRAWDELGSPSAAGRNDLEPAALAVEPRLATWRDRLGDATGAEPVLAGSGGTWFVPGAFPTVPGAVVTRTDRP is encoded by the coding sequence GTGCGCACGCTGCGGGCACTCGCCAAGCTGACCCTCTCGCTCCGGGTGACCGGCGTGCGGGACGACGGCCTCCACCTCATCGACGCGGAGATGGTGACCGTCGACCTCGCCGACGTGCTGACCTTCGAGGAGGAGGGCGACCTCGACGGCGTGGAGGTGCACGGCGCCGTGCTGCCGGCGGACAACCTTGTGACGCGCGCGCTGCGGTTCGTGGGCCGGCGGGCCAGGGTGGTGGTCGACAAGCACATACCCATCGGCGGGGGACTCGGCGGTGGATCGGCGGACGCGGCGGCGGTCCTCCGCTGGGCCGGGTGCACCGAAGTCGATGCGGCGGCCGGCCTCGGCGCCGACGTCCCCTTCTGCCTCGTCGGTGGACGGGCGCGCGTGCGGGGGGTCGGCGAGGTCGTGGATCCGCTGCCGTTCGTCGACGCGACCTACACGCTGCTCACTCCGCCGTTCCCGGTCCTCACGTGGAAGGTCTACCGGGCATGGGACGAGCTCGGGAGCCCCTCGGCCGCCGGCCGCAACGACCTCGAGCCGGCGGCGCTCGCCGTGGAGCCGCGCCTGGCGACGTGGCGGGACCGCCTCGGCGACGCCACGGGCGCCGAGCCGGTGCTGGCCGGAAGCGGCGGCACCTGGTTCGTGCCCGGTGCCTTCCCCACGGTGCCGGGCGCCGTCGTCACGCGGACCGACCGCCCGTAG
- the egtB gene encoding ergothioneine biosynthesis protein EgtB produces MSVTADAEIEVQPTFSEVRRLTDRLAAPLSAEDQTVQSMPDTSPTTWHRAHTTWFFETFLLEQSVPGYQSFHPGYCYLFNSYYEAVGPRHARPQRGLITRPGVAEVSRYRAEVDAAMDTLVRRGLPEEIEPRLGLGLRHEQQHQELLVMDIKHVLSCNPLLPAYGPLPWSGRTAPSAGGWRTHDGGVVEIGHAGGHFAFDNEGPRHEVLLRPFEIADILVTCGDWEAFIADGGYARPELWMSDGWAAVQANGWEAPLYWHRADDTWQVYSLAGLEALDPAAPVLHVSWYEADAFARWAGGRLPLEAEWEAVAPEPAAADVTTTTAAGWYGAAWQWTASAYTAYPGFHPAPGAVGEYNGKFMVNQQVLRGSCLATPPGHARRTYRNFFPPSARWAFSGLRLARDPA; encoded by the coding sequence ATGTCCGTCACCGCCGACGCCGAGATCGAGGTCCAGCCCACGTTCTCCGAGGTGCGCCGCCTCACCGACCGCCTGGCCGCGCCGCTGAGCGCGGAGGATCAGACGGTCCAGTCCATGCCAGACACGAGCCCCACCACCTGGCATCGGGCGCACACGACGTGGTTCTTCGAGACGTTCCTCCTCGAGCAGTCGGTGCCGGGCTACCAGTCCTTCCACCCCGGCTACTGCTACCTGTTCAACTCGTACTACGAGGCTGTGGGTCCCCGGCACGCCCGCCCCCAGCGCGGCCTCATCACCCGGCCCGGCGTGGCCGAGGTCAGTCGGTACCGGGCCGAGGTCGACGCCGCCATGGACACCCTCGTGCGCCGCGGCCTCCCCGAGGAGATCGAGCCCCGGCTCGGCCTCGGACTGCGCCACGAGCAGCAGCACCAGGAGCTGCTCGTGATGGACATCAAGCACGTGCTGTCCTGCAACCCGCTGCTCCCGGCGTACGGGCCGCTCCCGTGGTCCGGCCGGACGGCCCCGTCAGCGGGCGGTTGGCGCACCCATGACGGCGGGGTGGTGGAGATCGGACACGCCGGGGGGCACTTCGCGTTCGACAACGAAGGCCCCCGTCACGAGGTGCTGCTGCGGCCGTTCGAGATCGCCGACATCCTCGTCACGTGCGGGGATTGGGAGGCGTTCATCGCCGACGGCGGGTACGCCCGGCCCGAGCTGTGGATGTCCGACGGGTGGGCCGCCGTGCAGGCGAACGGCTGGGAGGCCCCGTTGTACTGGCATCGGGCCGACGACACGTGGCAGGTGTACTCGCTGGCCGGCCTGGAGGCCCTCGACCCTGCCGCGCCGGTCCTGCACGTCAGTTGGTACGAGGCGGACGCCTTCGCCCGCTGGGCCGGAGGGCGGCTGCCCCTCGAGGCGGAGTGGGAGGCCGTGGCGCCGGAGCCGGCGGCGGCGGACGTGACGACCACGACGGCCGCCGGCTGGTACGGGGCCGCCTGGCAGTGGACGGCCAGCGCCTACACGGCCTACCCCGGTTTCCATCCCGCCCCCGGAGCGGTGGGCGAGTACAACGGCAAGTTCATGGTGAACCAGCAGGTGCTGAGGGGAAGCTGCCTGGCCACCCCGCCGGGACACGCCCGGCGGACCTACCGCAACTTCTTCCCGCCCTCCGCCCGATGGGCATTCTCGGGCCTGCGCCTGGCGCGCGACCCGGCCTGA
- a CDS encoding FAD-binding oxidoreductase, whose product MATRRGPSRWRKRINSHEAFVHDSIDSLGYDWGRIADPAVKPQFPFKVYLPRTTADVVRVVKEAKALGEPLTIRCKGHSSNGLVLNEGGSVLLTEKLNAVLSVDEAAMTATVQAGAVSAEVDDELAELGLGLPVIGDHAHVTVGGFVSVGGISASSFRYGLFVDIVERLEWVDWDGELHTCSRTEDADDFYRLVLGLGRHGVIATITVRVIRVAKYDTLWENDLKLYREFDQFLSKAYVHLYQPPDEARFMRGMWVDFGMGGLGQFSIYTDTAQTTAARRRNDIAYGFLHSIGYVSGRLPGALDRALKYVGLAGIVLSPRYATVKNAETFSDKILDATVGEPTRYLVAIAPMRSFDAVCRRLSALLKDYRRRTGCFTVITLYVKGIHSEYLTRKRPDDRRWAEILFYVAIDRKKMTDELLDRIADDMDDICIEEGAYRYMHSRTSKDPERMRRIDPNAAYFAALEPSHR is encoded by the coding sequence ATGGCCACCCGGCGTGGGCCGTCGAGGTGGCGCAAGCGCATCAACAGCCACGAGGCGTTCGTCCACGACAGCATCGACAGCCTCGGCTACGACTGGGGCCGGATCGCCGATCCCGCCGTGAAGCCGCAGTTCCCGTTCAAGGTCTACCTGCCGCGGACCACGGCGGACGTGGTGCGCGTCGTGAAGGAGGCCAAGGCCCTCGGCGAGCCGCTCACGATCCGGTGCAAGGGCCACTCCAGCAACGGGCTCGTGCTGAACGAAGGTGGCAGCGTGCTGCTCACGGAGAAGCTGAACGCCGTGCTCTCCGTCGACGAGGCGGCCATGACGGCCACCGTCCAGGCCGGCGCCGTCTCCGCCGAGGTCGACGACGAGCTGGCCGAGCTCGGCCTCGGCCTGCCGGTGATCGGCGACCACGCCCATGTCACCGTCGGCGGGTTCGTGTCGGTGGGCGGCATCAGCGCCTCGTCGTTCCGCTACGGGCTCTTCGTCGACATCGTCGAGCGCCTCGAGTGGGTGGACTGGGACGGTGAGCTCCACACGTGCAGCCGGACAGAGGACGCCGACGACTTCTACCGGCTGGTGCTCGGGCTCGGACGCCACGGCGTGATCGCCACCATCACGGTGCGCGTGATCCGAGTCGCCAAGTACGACACGCTCTGGGAGAACGACCTGAAGCTGTACCGGGAGTTCGACCAGTTCCTGTCGAAGGCCTATGTGCACCTGTACCAGCCGCCCGACGAGGCCCGTTTCATGCGCGGCATGTGGGTCGACTTCGGCATGGGCGGGCTGGGCCAGTTCTCGATCTACACCGACACGGCGCAGACGACCGCCGCCCGGCGGCGGAACGACATCGCGTACGGGTTCCTCCATTCGATCGGCTACGTCAGCGGCCGGCTGCCCGGTGCCCTCGACCGGGCGCTCAAGTACGTGGGGCTGGCCGGCATCGTGTTGAGCCCGCGCTACGCCACCGTGAAGAACGCCGAGACGTTCTCCGACAAGATCCTCGACGCCACGGTGGGCGAGCCCACCCGGTATCTGGTCGCCATCGCGCCGATGCGTTCCTTCGACGCCGTGTGCCGGCGACTGTCGGCCCTCCTCAAGGACTACCGCCGCCGCACCGGGTGCTTCACAGTCATCACGCTCTACGTCAAGGGCATCCACTCGGAGTATCTGACGCGCAAACGTCCGGACGACCGTCGATGGGCGGAGATCCTGTTCTACGTGGCGATCGATCGCAAGAAGATGACCGACGAGCTGCTGGACCGCATCGCCGACGACATGGACGACATCTGCATCGAAGAGGGCGCCTACCGCTACATGCACTCCCGGACGTCCAAGGACCCGGAGCGCATGCGCCGGATCGATCCGAACGCCGCCTACTTCGCCGCGCTCGAGCCGTCCCACCGCTGA
- a CDS encoding septal ring lytic transglycosylase RlpA family protein: MPKGTSVKVTNTANGRSVLCTVNERGPYVDGRVIDLSRPDFDAIGGPATGVIDVMVEW; encoded by the coding sequence CTGCCCAAGGGCACATCCGTCAAGGTCACGAACACGGCCAACGGACGGTCGGTGCTGTGCACCGTCAACGAGCGCGGACCGTACGTGGACGGACGTGTCATCGACCTGTCCCGACCCGACTTCGACGCCATAGGGGGCCCGGCGACCGGCGTCATCGACGTGATGGTCGAGTGGTGA
- a CDS encoding TatD family hydrolase, translating to MAWTDSHCHVPYEGIDTDVLARARAAGVTRMIDVGTDAEQSATAIGVAQANEGVWATVGLHPHDAKNGVDTIVGLLGEAKVVGVGECGLDYHYDHSPRAVQRDAFAAQIALADDHDLALVIHTREAWDDTFAMLRSEGVPDRTVFHCFTGGPNEARLALDLGAHLSFSGIVTFKTADALRAAAALCPLDRLLVETDAPFLAPVPHRGEKNQPAYVTVVGAAVAEAKGVEVGAIEAATWAAATHLFRLP from the coding sequence ATGGCCTGGACCGACAGCCACTGCCACGTCCCGTACGAGGGCATCGACACCGACGTCCTCGCACGGGCCCGCGCCGCCGGCGTGACCCGCATGATCGACGTCGGCACCGATGCGGAGCAGTCGGCAACGGCCATCGGCGTGGCCCAGGCGAACGAGGGCGTGTGGGCGACGGTGGGACTCCACCCCCACGACGCCAAGAACGGCGTGGACACGATCGTGGGCCTGCTCGGCGAGGCCAAGGTCGTCGGGGTGGGGGAGTGCGGCCTCGACTACCACTACGACCACTCACCTCGCGCCGTCCAGCGCGACGCCTTCGCCGCCCAGATCGCCCTGGCCGACGACCACGACCTCGCGCTCGTCATCCACACGCGCGAGGCGTGGGACGACACGTTCGCCATGCTGCGCTCCGAGGGCGTGCCCGATCGCACGGTGTTCCACTGCTTCACCGGCGGTCCCAACGAGGCGCGACTGGCCCTCGACCTCGGCGCCCACCTCTCGTTCAGCGGCATCGTCACGTTCAAGACGGCCGACGCCCTCCGCGCCGCCGCCGCCCTGTGCCCGCTGGACCGGCTGCTCGTCGAGACCGACGCGCCGTTCCTCGCGCCGGTGCCGCACCGCGGTGAGAAGAACCAGCCGGCGTACGTCACCGTGGTGGGCGCCGCCGTGGCCGAGGCGAAGGGTGTCGAGGTGGGCGCGATCGAAGCGGCCACATGGGCCGCGGCGACGCACCTGTTCCGGTTGCCCTGA